A genomic region of Gallus gallus isolate bGalGal1 chromosome 19, bGalGal1.mat.broiler.GRCg7b, whole genome shotgun sequence contains the following coding sequences:
- the ELN gene encoding elastin isoform X21 — MARQAAAPLLPGVLLLFSILPASQQGGVPGAIPGGGVPGGGFFPGAGVGGLGAGLGAGLGAGGKPLKPGVSGLGGLGPLGLQPGAGVGGLGAGLGAFPGAAFPGAASAAALKAAAKAGAGLGGVGGIGGLGGVGGVGVPGGLGVPGVVQPGVGAAGKPPKVPGAGIPGAFPGGGVLPGAGIRFPGVGVLPGVPTGTGIKAKGPGAGAFAGIPGLGGFGGQQPGVPLGYPIKAPKLPGGYRLPFVNGLGPGGIGAGVLAGKAGYPTGTGVGAQAAAAKAAAKYGAGVLPGAGGIPGVGGVVPGVGVVPGAGVGGPAAAAAAAKAAAKAGAYGAGVLPGAGGVPGVVPGVGVVPGLVPGVGGIPGVAGVGTPAGAAAAAAKAAKYGAGVPGVGVPGVGIGGVPGVPGVPGVPGVPGVPGVPGVAGVPGVPGVPGVPGVPGVVPGVGVGGPAAAAAAKAAAKAAAFGAGRVPGVGVPGAVPGVGVPGVGVPGVGVPGVGVPGVGVPGVGVPGVGVPGVGVPGVGVPGVGVPGVGVPGVGVPGLVPGAGPAAAAKAAAKAAKYGAGGLAPGVGGLAPGVGGLAPGVGGLVPGVGGLVPGVGGLAPGVGGLAPGVGAVPGVGGPAAAAKAAAKAAKYGAGVGGVPGAVPGAVPGVPGVPGVTPGVGGVPSLVPGVGVPGVGVLPGAGIPQVGVQPGAKPPKFGVPGAGVPGVGGIPGGLGVGGLGVGGLGAGGLGAGGVGGQLGFGGKPPKTYGGALGALGFRGGVGCAQGKYCGRKRK, encoded by the exons GGGTCAGTGGCCTCGGGGGACTCGGCCCTCTTGGCCTGCAGCCAG GTGCTGGGGTCGGAGGTTTGGGAGCAGGTTTGGGAGCCTTCCCCGGGGCAGCCTTCCCAGGTGCTGCGTCCGCAGCTGCTCTTAAGGCTGCGGCAAAAGCTG gtgCTGGCCTTGGTGGCGTGGGTGGAATTGGTGGCCTTGGTGGCGTGGGTGGAGTTGGCGTTCCTGGAGGCCTTGGTGTCCCAG GTGTGGTGCAGCCCGGGGTTGGTGCGGCGGGGAAGCCCCCCAAAGTGCCAG GTGCTGGCATCCCCGGAGCTTTCCCGGGTGGCGGTGTGCTCCCTGGAGCAG GTATCCGCTTCCCTGGCGTAGGCGTGCTGCCCGGCGTTCCCACCGGCACCGGGATCAAGGCGAAAGGTCCAG GAGCAGGAGCCTTCGCAGGAATCCCCG GACTGGGAGGCTTTGGAGGCCAGCAGCCCGGTGTCCCTCTGGGGTATCCCATCAAAGCTCCCAAGCTCCCAG gTGGCTATAGATTGCCCTTCGTCAATG GCCTCGGACCAGGCGGGATAGGAGCGGGGGTCCTTGCTGGGAAGGCTGGGTACCCTACTGGGACAG GTGTTGGAGCGCAGGCAGCGGCAGCAAAAGCGGCAGCTAAATACG GAGCTGGTGTCCTGCCCGGGGCTGGCGGCATCCCAGGGGTGGGCGGCGTGGTGCCCGGTGTCGGCGTTGTGCCAGgagctggag TGGGAGGcccagcagcggcagcagctgCAGCGAAGGCAGCGGCGAAGGCAGGAGCCTATG GTGCAGGGGTGCTGCCCGGGGCCGGTGGTGTCCCAGGCGTTGTGCCCGGTGTTGGCGTTGTGCCCGGCCTGGTTCCTGGCGTTGGAGGTATCCCCGGGGTGGCAG GAGTTGGGacaccagcaggagcagcagcagcagcagccaaggcaGCTAAGTACG GAGCTGGCGTTCCTGGTGTTGGCGTTCCCGGTGTTGGCATTGGAGGCGTTCCTGGTGTTCCTGGTGTTCCTGGTGTTCCTGGTGTTCCTGGTGTACCCGGTGTGCCTGGTGTAGCTGGTGTGCCTGGTGTACCTGGTGTGCCTGGTGTGCCTGGTGTTCCTGGTGTGGTACCTGGTGTTGGAG TGGGtggcccagcagctgctgctgctgcgaaggctgcagcaaaagcagccGCATTTG GAGCAGGGCGTGTACCTGGGGTTGGTGTGCCTGGTGCTGTGCCTGGGGTTGGTGTACCAGGAGTCGGTGTGCCTGGGGTTGGAGTACCTGGTGTTGGTGTTCCCGGAGTTGGTGTTCCCGGAGTTGGTGTTCCCGGAGTTGGGGTTCCCGGAGTTGGGGTTCCTGGAGTTGGGGTTCCTGGAGTTGGGGTTCCTGGAGTTGGTGTTCCTGGAGTTGGTGTGCCCGGTCTGGTGCCTG GAGCtggcccagctgctgctgccaaagcagCTGCCAAAGCTGCCAAGTACG GAGCAGGTGGCCTGGCTCCTGGTGTAGGTGGCCTGGCTCCTGGTGTAGGTGGCCTTGCTCCTGGTGTAGGTGGCCTGGTGCCTGGCGTGGGAGGCCTGGTTCCTGGTGTAGGTGGCCTTGCTCCTGGTGTAGGTGGCCTGGCCCCCGGCGTTGGAGCTGTTCCAG GTGTTGGAGGTCCGGCAGCAGCCgcaaaagcagcagctaagGCAGCCAAATATG GTGCCGGTGTTGGAGGAGTGCCAGGCGCTGTGCCAGGCGCTGTGCCCGGTGTTCCCGGTGTGCCAGGAGTGACACCTGGTGTCGGCGGTGTCCCCAGCTTGGTGCCAGGCGTAGGGGTGCCCGGTGTCGGCGTTCTCCCCGGGGCAG GCATCCCCCAGGTCGGGGTGCAGCCTGGTGCTAAGCCTCCCAAATTCG GTGTGCCCGGGGCTGGGGTCCCAGGGGTTGGTGGCATCCCAG GTGGCCTTGGGGTTGGTGGCCTCGGAGTTGGTGGCCTTGGTGCTGGTGGCCTTGGTGCTG GTGGGGTCGGCGGCCAGCTGGGATTCGGCG GGAAGCCCCCCAAGACCTACGGAGGAGCCCTGGGGGCCCTGGGCTTTAGAG gtgGAGTTGGCTGCGCACAAGGGAAATACTGTGGGAGGAAGCGGAAGTAA
- the ELN gene encoding elastin isoform X11 has translation MARQAAAPLLPGVLLLFSILPASQQGGVPGAIPGGGVPGGGFFPGAGVGGLGAGLGAGLGAGGKPLKPGVSGLGGLGPLGLQPGAGVGGLGAGLGAFPGAAFPGAASAAALKAAAKAGAGLGGVGGIGGLGGVGGVGVPGGLGVPGVVQPGVGAAGKPPKVPGAGIPGAFPGGGVLPGAGIRFPGVGVLPGVPTGTGIKAKGPGAGAFAGIPGLGGFGGQQPGVPLGYPIKAPKLPGGYRLPFVNGLGPGGIGAGVLAGKAGYPTGTGVGAQAAAAKAAAKYGAGVLPGAGGIPGVGGVVPGVGVVPGAGVGGPAAAAAAAKAAAKAGAYGAGVLPGAGGVPGVVPGVGVVPGLVPGVGGIPGVAGVGTPAGAAAAAAKAAKYGAGVPGVGVPGVGIGGVPGVPGVPGVPGVPGVPGVPGVAGVPGVPGVPGVPGVPGVVPGVGVGGPAAAAAAKAAAKAAAFGAGRVPGVGVPGAVPGVGVPGVGVPGVGVPGVGVPGVGVPGVGVPGVGVPGVGVPGVGVPGVGVPGVGVPGVGVPGLVPGAGPAAAAKAAAKAAKYGAGGLAPGVGGLAPGVGGLAPGVGGLVPGVGGLVPGVGGLAPGVGGLAPGVGAVPGVGGPAAAAKAAAKAAKYGAGVGGVPGAVPGAVPGVPGVPGVTPGVGGVPSLVPGVGVPGVGVLPGAGIPQVGVQPGAKPPKFGVPGAGVPGVGGIPGGLGVGGLGVGGLGAGGLGLLYPGAAGKPPKPGGVGGQLGFGGKPPKTYGGALGALGFRGGVGCAQGKYCGRKRK, from the exons GGGTCAGTGGCCTCGGGGGACTCGGCCCTCTTGGCCTGCAGCCAG GTGCTGGGGTCGGAGGTTTGGGAGCAGGTTTGGGAGCCTTCCCCGGGGCAGCCTTCCCAGGTGCTGCGTCCGCAGCTGCTCTTAAGGCTGCGGCAAAAGCTG gtgCTGGCCTTGGTGGCGTGGGTGGAATTGGTGGCCTTGGTGGCGTGGGTGGAGTTGGCGTTCCTGGAGGCCTTGGTGTCCCAG GTGTGGTGCAGCCCGGGGTTGGTGCGGCGGGGAAGCCCCCCAAAGTGCCAG GTGCTGGCATCCCCGGAGCTTTCCCGGGTGGCGGTGTGCTCCCTGGAGCAG GTATCCGCTTCCCTGGCGTAGGCGTGCTGCCCGGCGTTCCCACCGGCACCGGGATCAAGGCGAAAGGTCCAG GAGCAGGAGCCTTCGCAGGAATCCCCG GACTGGGAGGCTTTGGAGGCCAGCAGCCCGGTGTCCCTCTGGGGTATCCCATCAAAGCTCCCAAGCTCCCAG gTGGCTATAGATTGCCCTTCGTCAATG GCCTCGGACCAGGCGGGATAGGAGCGGGGGTCCTTGCTGGGAAGGCTGGGTACCCTACTGGGACAG GTGTTGGAGCGCAGGCAGCGGCAGCAAAAGCGGCAGCTAAATACG GAGCTGGTGTCCTGCCCGGGGCTGGCGGCATCCCAGGGGTGGGCGGCGTGGTGCCCGGTGTCGGCGTTGTGCCAGgagctggag TGGGAGGcccagcagcggcagcagctgCAGCGAAGGCAGCGGCGAAGGCAGGAGCCTATG GTGCAGGGGTGCTGCCCGGGGCCGGTGGTGTCCCAGGCGTTGTGCCCGGTGTTGGCGTTGTGCCCGGCCTGGTTCCTGGCGTTGGAGGTATCCCCGGGGTGGCAG GAGTTGGGacaccagcaggagcagcagcagcagcagccaaggcaGCTAAGTACG GAGCTGGCGTTCCTGGTGTTGGCGTTCCCGGTGTTGGCATTGGAGGCGTTCCTGGTGTTCCTGGTGTTCCTGGTGTTCCTGGTGTTCCTGGTGTACCCGGTGTGCCTGGTGTAGCTGGTGTGCCTGGTGTACCTGGTGTGCCTGGTGTGCCTGGTGTTCCTGGTGTGGTACCTGGTGTTGGAG TGGGtggcccagcagctgctgctgctgcgaaggctgcagcaaaagcagccGCATTTG GAGCAGGGCGTGTACCTGGGGTTGGTGTGCCTGGTGCTGTGCCTGGGGTTGGTGTACCAGGAGTCGGTGTGCCTGGGGTTGGAGTACCTGGTGTTGGTGTTCCCGGAGTTGGTGTTCCCGGAGTTGGTGTTCCCGGAGTTGGGGTTCCCGGAGTTGGGGTTCCTGGAGTTGGGGTTCCTGGAGTTGGGGTTCCTGGAGTTGGTGTTCCTGGAGTTGGTGTGCCCGGTCTGGTGCCTG GAGCtggcccagctgctgctgccaaagcagCTGCCAAAGCTGCCAAGTACG GAGCAGGTGGCCTGGCTCCTGGTGTAGGTGGCCTGGCTCCTGGTGTAGGTGGCCTTGCTCCTGGTGTAGGTGGCCTGGTGCCTGGCGTGGGAGGCCTGGTTCCTGGTGTAGGTGGCCTTGCTCCTGGTGTAGGTGGCCTGGCCCCCGGCGTTGGAGCTGTTCCAG GTGTTGGAGGTCCGGCAGCAGCCgcaaaagcagcagctaagGCAGCCAAATATG GTGCCGGTGTTGGAGGAGTGCCAGGCGCTGTGCCAGGCGCTGTGCCCGGTGTTCCCGGTGTGCCAGGAGTGACACCTGGTGTCGGCGGTGTCCCCAGCTTGGTGCCAGGCGTAGGGGTGCCCGGTGTCGGCGTTCTCCCCGGGGCAG GCATCCCCCAGGTCGGGGTGCAGCCTGGTGCTAAGCCTCCCAAATTCG GTGTGCCCGGGGCTGGGGTCCCAGGGGTTGGTGGCATCCCAG GTGGCCTTGGGGTTGGTGGCCTCGGAGTTGGTGGCCTTGGTGCTGGTGGCCTTG GGCTCTTGtatccaggagctgctggaaaaCCTCCTAAGCCAG GTGGGGTCGGCGGCCAGCTGGGATTCGGCG GGAAGCCCCCCAAGACCTACGGAGGAGCCCTGGGGGCCCTGGGCTTTAGAG gtgGAGTTGGCTGCGCACAAGGGAAATACTGTGGGAGGAAGCGGAAGTAA
- the ELN gene encoding elastin isoform 4 precursor (isoform 4 precursor is encoded by transcript variant 4) — protein MARQAAAPLLPGVLLLFSILPASQQGGVPGAIPGGGVPGGGFFPGAGVGGLGAGLGAGLGAGGKPLKPGVSGLGGLGPLGLQPGAGVGGLGAGLGAFPGAAFPGAASAAALKAAAKAGAGLGGVGGIGGLGGVGGVGVPGGLGVPGVVQPGVGAAGKPPKVPGAGIPGAFPGGGVLPGAGIRFPGVGVLPGVPTGTGIKAKGPGAGAFAGIPGGYRLPFVNGLGPGGIGAGVLAGKAGYPTGTGVGAQAAAAKAAAKYGAGVLPGAGGIPGVGGVVPGVGVVPGAGVGGPAAAAAAAKAAAKAGAYGAGVLPGAGGVPGVVPGVGVVPGLVPGVGGIPGVAGVGTPAGAAAAAAKAAKYGAGVPGVGVPGVGIGGVPGVPGVPGVPGVPGVPGVPGVAGVPGVPGVPGVPGVPGVVPGVGVGGPAAAAAAKAAAKAAAFGAGRVPGVGVPGAVPGVGVPGVGVPGVGVPGVGVPGVGVPGVGVPGVGVPGVGVPGVGVPGVGVPGVGVPGVGVPGLVPGAGPAAAAKAAAKAAKYGAGGLAPGVGGLAPGVGGLAPGVGGLVPGVGGLVPGVGGLAPGVGGLAPGVGAVPGVGGPAAAAKAAAKAAKYGAGVGGVPGAVPGAVPGVPGVPGVTPGVGGVPSLVPGVGVPGVGVLPGAGIPQVGVQPGAKPPKFGVPGAGVPGVGGIPGGLGVGGLGVGGLGAGGLGAGLLYPGAAGKPPKPGVGVPGFGVSPIFPGGVGGQLGFGGKPPKTYGGALGALGFRGGVGCAQGKYCGRKRK, from the exons GGGTCAGTGGCCTCGGGGGACTCGGCCCTCTTGGCCTGCAGCCAG GTGCTGGGGTCGGAGGTTTGGGAGCAGGTTTGGGAGCCTTCCCCGGGGCAGCCTTCCCAGGTGCTGCGTCCGCAGCTGCTCTTAAGGCTGCGGCAAAAGCTG gtgCTGGCCTTGGTGGCGTGGGTGGAATTGGTGGCCTTGGTGGCGTGGGTGGAGTTGGCGTTCCTGGAGGCCTTGGTGTCCCAG GTGTGGTGCAGCCCGGGGTTGGTGCGGCGGGGAAGCCCCCCAAAGTGCCAG GTGCTGGCATCCCCGGAGCTTTCCCGGGTGGCGGTGTGCTCCCTGGAGCAG GTATCCGCTTCCCTGGCGTAGGCGTGCTGCCCGGCGTTCCCACCGGCACCGGGATCAAGGCGAAAGGTCCAG GAGCAGGAGCCTTCGCAGGAATCCCCG gTGGCTATAGATTGCCCTTCGTCAATG GCCTCGGACCAGGCGGGATAGGAGCGGGGGTCCTTGCTGGGAAGGCTGGGTACCCTACTGGGACAG GTGTTGGAGCGCAGGCAGCGGCAGCAAAAGCGGCAGCTAAATACG GAGCTGGTGTCCTGCCCGGGGCTGGCGGCATCCCAGGGGTGGGCGGCGTGGTGCCCGGTGTCGGCGTTGTGCCAGgagctggag TGGGAGGcccagcagcggcagcagctgCAGCGAAGGCAGCGGCGAAGGCAGGAGCCTATG GTGCAGGGGTGCTGCCCGGGGCCGGTGGTGTCCCAGGCGTTGTGCCCGGTGTTGGCGTTGTGCCCGGCCTGGTTCCTGGCGTTGGAGGTATCCCCGGGGTGGCAG GAGTTGGGacaccagcaggagcagcagcagcagcagccaaggcaGCTAAGTACG GAGCTGGCGTTCCTGGTGTTGGCGTTCCCGGTGTTGGCATTGGAGGCGTTCCTGGTGTTCCTGGTGTTCCTGGTGTTCCTGGTGTTCCTGGTGTACCCGGTGTGCCTGGTGTAGCTGGTGTGCCTGGTGTACCTGGTGTGCCTGGTGTGCCTGGTGTTCCTGGTGTGGTACCTGGTGTTGGAG TGGGtggcccagcagctgctgctgctgcgaaggctgcagcaaaagcagccGCATTTG GAGCAGGGCGTGTACCTGGGGTTGGTGTGCCTGGTGCTGTGCCTGGGGTTGGTGTACCAGGAGTCGGTGTGCCTGGGGTTGGAGTACCTGGTGTTGGTGTTCCCGGAGTTGGTGTTCCCGGAGTTGGTGTTCCCGGAGTTGGGGTTCCCGGAGTTGGGGTTCCTGGAGTTGGGGTTCCTGGAGTTGGGGTTCCTGGAGTTGGTGTTCCTGGAGTTGGTGTGCCCGGTCTGGTGCCTG GAGCtggcccagctgctgctgccaaagcagCTGCCAAAGCTGCCAAGTACG GAGCAGGTGGCCTGGCTCCTGGTGTAGGTGGCCTGGCTCCTGGTGTAGGTGGCCTTGCTCCTGGTGTAGGTGGCCTGGTGCCTGGCGTGGGAGGCCTGGTTCCTGGTGTAGGTGGCCTTGCTCCTGGTGTAGGTGGCCTGGCCCCCGGCGTTGGAGCTGTTCCAG GTGTTGGAGGTCCGGCAGCAGCCgcaaaagcagcagctaagGCAGCCAAATATG GTGCCGGTGTTGGAGGAGTGCCAGGCGCTGTGCCAGGCGCTGTGCCCGGTGTTCCCGGTGTGCCAGGAGTGACACCTGGTGTCGGCGGTGTCCCCAGCTTGGTGCCAGGCGTAGGGGTGCCCGGTGTCGGCGTTCTCCCCGGGGCAG GCATCCCCCAGGTCGGGGTGCAGCCTGGTGCTAAGCCTCCCAAATTCG GTGTGCCCGGGGCTGGGGTCCCAGGGGTTGGTGGCATCCCAG GTGGCCTTGGGGTTGGTGGCCTCGGAGTTGGTGGCCTTGGTGCTGGTGGCCTTGGTGCTG GGCTCTTGtatccaggagctgctggaaaaCCTCCTAAGCCAG GGGTTGGAGTTCCCGGTTTTGGTGTGTCACCGATATTTCCAG GTGGGGTCGGCGGCCAGCTGGGATTCGGCG GGAAGCCCCCCAAGACCTACGGAGGAGCCCTGGGGGCCCTGGGCTTTAGAG gtgGAGTTGGCTGCGCACAAGGGAAATACTGTGGGAGGAAGCGGAAGTAA
- the ELN gene encoding elastin isoform 5 precursor (isoform 5 precursor is encoded by transcript variant 5), translating into MARQAAAPLLPGVLLLFSILPASQQGGVPGAIPGGGVPGGGFFPGAGVGGLGAGLGAGLGAGGKPLKPGVSGLGGLGPLGLQPGAGVGGLGAGLGAFPGAAFPGAASAAALKAAAKAGAGLGGVGGIGGLGGVGGVGVPGGLGVPGVVQPGVGAAGKPPKVPGAGIPGAFPGGGVLPGAGIRFPGVGVLPGVPTGTGIKAKGPGAGAFAGIPGGYRLPFVNGLGPGGIGAGVLAGKAGYPTGTGVGAQAAAAKAAAKYGAGVLPGAGGIPGVGGVVPGVGVVPGAGVGGPAAAAAAAKAAAKAGAYGAGVLPGAGGVPGVVPGVGVVPGLVPGVGGIPGVAGVGTPAGAAAAAAKAAKYGAGVPGVGVPGVGIGGVPGVPGVPGVPGVPGVPGVPGVAGVPGVPGVPGVPGVPGVVPGVGVGGPAAAAAAKAAAKAAAFGAGRVPGVGVPGAVPGVGVPGVGVPGVGVPGVGVPGVGVPGVGVPGVGVPGVGVPGVGVPGVGVPGVGVPGVGVPGLVPGAGPAAAAKAAAKAAKYGAGGLAPGVGGLAPGVGGLAPGVGGLVPGVGGLVPGVGGLAPGVGGLAPGVGAVPGVGGPAAAAKAAAKAAKYGAGVGGVPGAVPGAVPGVPGVPGVTPGVGGVPSLVPGVGVPGVGVLPGAGIPQVGVQPGAKPPKFGVPGAGVPGVGGIPGGLGVGGLGVGGLGAGGLGAGVGVPGFGVSPIFPGGVGGQLGFGGKPPKTYGGALGALGFRGGVGCAQGKYCGRKRK; encoded by the exons GGGTCAGTGGCCTCGGGGGACTCGGCCCTCTTGGCCTGCAGCCAG GTGCTGGGGTCGGAGGTTTGGGAGCAGGTTTGGGAGCCTTCCCCGGGGCAGCCTTCCCAGGTGCTGCGTCCGCAGCTGCTCTTAAGGCTGCGGCAAAAGCTG gtgCTGGCCTTGGTGGCGTGGGTGGAATTGGTGGCCTTGGTGGCGTGGGTGGAGTTGGCGTTCCTGGAGGCCTTGGTGTCCCAG GTGTGGTGCAGCCCGGGGTTGGTGCGGCGGGGAAGCCCCCCAAAGTGCCAG GTGCTGGCATCCCCGGAGCTTTCCCGGGTGGCGGTGTGCTCCCTGGAGCAG GTATCCGCTTCCCTGGCGTAGGCGTGCTGCCCGGCGTTCCCACCGGCACCGGGATCAAGGCGAAAGGTCCAG GAGCAGGAGCCTTCGCAGGAATCCCCG gTGGCTATAGATTGCCCTTCGTCAATG GCCTCGGACCAGGCGGGATAGGAGCGGGGGTCCTTGCTGGGAAGGCTGGGTACCCTACTGGGACAG GTGTTGGAGCGCAGGCAGCGGCAGCAAAAGCGGCAGCTAAATACG GAGCTGGTGTCCTGCCCGGGGCTGGCGGCATCCCAGGGGTGGGCGGCGTGGTGCCCGGTGTCGGCGTTGTGCCAGgagctggag TGGGAGGcccagcagcggcagcagctgCAGCGAAGGCAGCGGCGAAGGCAGGAGCCTATG GTGCAGGGGTGCTGCCCGGGGCCGGTGGTGTCCCAGGCGTTGTGCCCGGTGTTGGCGTTGTGCCCGGCCTGGTTCCTGGCGTTGGAGGTATCCCCGGGGTGGCAG GAGTTGGGacaccagcaggagcagcagcagcagcagccaaggcaGCTAAGTACG GAGCTGGCGTTCCTGGTGTTGGCGTTCCCGGTGTTGGCATTGGAGGCGTTCCTGGTGTTCCTGGTGTTCCTGGTGTTCCTGGTGTTCCTGGTGTACCCGGTGTGCCTGGTGTAGCTGGTGTGCCTGGTGTACCTGGTGTGCCTGGTGTGCCTGGTGTTCCTGGTGTGGTACCTGGTGTTGGAG TGGGtggcccagcagctgctgctgctgcgaaggctgcagcaaaagcagccGCATTTG GAGCAGGGCGTGTACCTGGGGTTGGTGTGCCTGGTGCTGTGCCTGGGGTTGGTGTACCAGGAGTCGGTGTGCCTGGGGTTGGAGTACCTGGTGTTGGTGTTCCCGGAGTTGGTGTTCCCGGAGTTGGTGTTCCCGGAGTTGGGGTTCCCGGAGTTGGGGTTCCTGGAGTTGGGGTTCCTGGAGTTGGGGTTCCTGGAGTTGGTGTTCCTGGAGTTGGTGTGCCCGGTCTGGTGCCTG GAGCtggcccagctgctgctgccaaagcagCTGCCAAAGCTGCCAAGTACG GAGCAGGTGGCCTGGCTCCTGGTGTAGGTGGCCTGGCTCCTGGTGTAGGTGGCCTTGCTCCTGGTGTAGGTGGCCTGGTGCCTGGCGTGGGAGGCCTGGTTCCTGGTGTAGGTGGCCTTGCTCCTGGTGTAGGTGGCCTGGCCCCCGGCGTTGGAGCTGTTCCAG GTGTTGGAGGTCCGGCAGCAGCCgcaaaagcagcagctaagGCAGCCAAATATG GTGCCGGTGTTGGAGGAGTGCCAGGCGCTGTGCCAGGCGCTGTGCCCGGTGTTCCCGGTGTGCCAGGAGTGACACCTGGTGTCGGCGGTGTCCCCAGCTTGGTGCCAGGCGTAGGGGTGCCCGGTGTCGGCGTTCTCCCCGGGGCAG GCATCCCCCAGGTCGGGGTGCAGCCTGGTGCTAAGCCTCCCAAATTCG GTGTGCCCGGGGCTGGGGTCCCAGGGGTTGGTGGCATCCCAG GTGGCCTTGGGGTTGGTGGCCTCGGAGTTGGTGGCCTTGGTGCTGGTGGCCTTGGTGCTG GGGTTGGAGTTCCCGGTTTTGGTGTGTCACCGATATTTCCAG GTGGGGTCGGCGGCCAGCTGGGATTCGGCG GGAAGCCCCCCAAGACCTACGGAGGAGCCCTGGGGGCCCTGGGCTTTAGAG gtgGAGTTGGCTGCGCACAAGGGAAATACTGTGGGAGGAAGCGGAAGTAA
- the ELN gene encoding elastin isoform X17 gives MARQAAAPLLPGVLLLFSILPASQQGGVPGAIPGGGVPGGGFFPGAGVGGLGAGLGAGLGAGGKPLKPGVSGLGGLGPLGLQPGAGVGGLGAGLGAFPGAAFPGAASAAALKAAAKAGAGLGGVGGIGGLGGVGGVGVPGGLGVPGVVQPGVGAAGKPPKVPGAGIPGAFPGGGVLPGAGIRFPGVGVLPGVPTGTGIKAKGPGAGAFAGIPGLGGFGGQQPGVPLGYPIKAPKLPGGYRLPFVNGLGPGGIGAGVLAGKAGYPTGTGVGAQAAAAKAAAKYGAGVLPGAGGIPGVGGVVPGVGVVPGAGVGGPAAAAAAAKAAAKAGAYGAGVLPGAGGVPGVVPGVGVVPGLVPGVGGIPGVAGVGTPAGAAAAAAKAAKYGAGVPGVGVPGVGIGGVPGVPGVPGVPGVPGVPGVPGVAGVPGVPGVPGVPGVPGVVPGVGVGGPAAAAAAKAAAKAAAFGAGRVPGVGVPGAVPGVGVPGVGVPGVGVPGVGVPGVGVPGVGVPGVGVPGVGVPGVGVPGVGVPGVGVPGVGVPGLVPGAGPAAAAKAAAKAAKYGAGGLAPGVGGLAPGVGGLAPGVGGLVPGVGGLVPGVGGLAPGVGGLAPGVGAVPGVGGPAAAAKAAAKAAKYGAGVGGVPGAVPGAVPGVPGVPGVTPGVGGVPSLVPGVGVPGVGVLPGAGIPQVGVQPGAKPPKFGVPGAGVPGVGGIPGGLGVGGLGVGGLGAGGLGAAGKPPKPGGVGGQLGFGGKPPKTYGGALGALGFRGGVGCAQGKYCGRKRK, from the exons GGGTCAGTGGCCTCGGGGGACTCGGCCCTCTTGGCCTGCAGCCAG GTGCTGGGGTCGGAGGTTTGGGAGCAGGTTTGGGAGCCTTCCCCGGGGCAGCCTTCCCAGGTGCTGCGTCCGCAGCTGCTCTTAAGGCTGCGGCAAAAGCTG gtgCTGGCCTTGGTGGCGTGGGTGGAATTGGTGGCCTTGGTGGCGTGGGTGGAGTTGGCGTTCCTGGAGGCCTTGGTGTCCCAG GTGTGGTGCAGCCCGGGGTTGGTGCGGCGGGGAAGCCCCCCAAAGTGCCAG GTGCTGGCATCCCCGGAGCTTTCCCGGGTGGCGGTGTGCTCCCTGGAGCAG GTATCCGCTTCCCTGGCGTAGGCGTGCTGCCCGGCGTTCCCACCGGCACCGGGATCAAGGCGAAAGGTCCAG GAGCAGGAGCCTTCGCAGGAATCCCCG GACTGGGAGGCTTTGGAGGCCAGCAGCCCGGTGTCCCTCTGGGGTATCCCATCAAAGCTCCCAAGCTCCCAG gTGGCTATAGATTGCCCTTCGTCAATG GCCTCGGACCAGGCGGGATAGGAGCGGGGGTCCTTGCTGGGAAGGCTGGGTACCCTACTGGGACAG GTGTTGGAGCGCAGGCAGCGGCAGCAAAAGCGGCAGCTAAATACG GAGCTGGTGTCCTGCCCGGGGCTGGCGGCATCCCAGGGGTGGGCGGCGTGGTGCCCGGTGTCGGCGTTGTGCCAGgagctggag TGGGAGGcccagcagcggcagcagctgCAGCGAAGGCAGCGGCGAAGGCAGGAGCCTATG GTGCAGGGGTGCTGCCCGGGGCCGGTGGTGTCCCAGGCGTTGTGCCCGGTGTTGGCGTTGTGCCCGGCCTGGTTCCTGGCGTTGGAGGTATCCCCGGGGTGGCAG GAGTTGGGacaccagcaggagcagcagcagcagcagccaaggcaGCTAAGTACG GAGCTGGCGTTCCTGGTGTTGGCGTTCCCGGTGTTGGCATTGGAGGCGTTCCTGGTGTTCCTGGTGTTCCTGGTGTTCCTGGTGTTCCTGGTGTACCCGGTGTGCCTGGTGTAGCTGGTGTGCCTGGTGTACCTGGTGTGCCTGGTGTGCCTGGTGTTCCTGGTGTGGTACCTGGTGTTGGAG TGGGtggcccagcagctgctgctgctgcgaaggctgcagcaaaagcagccGCATTTG GAGCAGGGCGTGTACCTGGGGTTGGTGTGCCTGGTGCTGTGCCTGGGGTTGGTGTACCAGGAGTCGGTGTGCCTGGGGTTGGAGTACCTGGTGTTGGTGTTCCCGGAGTTGGTGTTCCCGGAGTTGGTGTTCCCGGAGTTGGGGTTCCCGGAGTTGGGGTTCCTGGAGTTGGGGTTCCTGGAGTTGGGGTTCCTGGAGTTGGTGTTCCTGGAGTTGGTGTGCCCGGTCTGGTGCCTG GAGCtggcccagctgctgctgccaaagcagCTGCCAAAGCTGCCAAGTACG GAGCAGGTGGCCTGGCTCCTGGTGTAGGTGGCCTGGCTCCTGGTGTAGGTGGCCTTGCTCCTGGTGTAGGTGGCCTGGTGCCTGGCGTGGGAGGCCTGGTTCCTGGTGTAGGTGGCCTTGCTCCTGGTGTAGGTGGCCTGGCCCCCGGCGTTGGAGCTGTTCCAG GTGTTGGAGGTCCGGCAGCAGCCgcaaaagcagcagctaagGCAGCCAAATATG GTGCCGGTGTTGGAGGAGTGCCAGGCGCTGTGCCAGGCGCTGTGCCCGGTGTTCCCGGTGTGCCAGGAGTGACACCTGGTGTCGGCGGTGTCCCCAGCTTGGTGCCAGGCGTAGGGGTGCCCGGTGTCGGCGTTCTCCCCGGGGCAG GCATCCCCCAGGTCGGGGTGCAGCCTGGTGCTAAGCCTCCCAAATTCG GTGTGCCCGGGGCTGGGGTCCCAGGGGTTGGTGGCATCCCAG GTGGCCTTGGGGTTGGTGGCCTCGGAGTTGGTGGCCTTGGTGCTGGTGGCCTTG gagctgctggaaaaCCTCCTAAGCCAG GTGGGGTCGGCGGCCAGCTGGGATTCGGCG GGAAGCCCCCCAAGACCTACGGAGGAGCCCTGGGGGCCCTGGGCTTTAGAG gtgGAGTTGGCTGCGCACAAGGGAAATACTGTGGGAGGAAGCGGAAGTAA